From Juglans regia cultivar Chandler chromosome 8, Walnut 2.0, whole genome shotgun sequence, the proteins below share one genomic window:
- the LOC109004516 gene encoding probable disease resistance protein At4g27220 isoform X1 yields the protein MEIVIQIAGKIVEYTFAPVGQWLCHSFHYNNVMENLKNQEKTLRAVQDKVQHTIAAASRNGQEIEVIVRLWLEKVDEATTKLSKIDEEARNRSSNAACLNLKHRHQLSREAKKLVENIAQLLDEYHKNENFVNVGHHPPLEGLEMTGNKDYMAMESRMTAVKEIMEALRNADIDKIGVWGMPGVGKSTLMKEIARQAREEKLFNEVVMAFVTNSPDVRRIQGEIAYTLGLNFDQETEKGRASQLNQRLSKDKKILVILDDIWKELDLQEIGIPSEGCKVVMTSRDRDVLICGMGARKDIKLEILQEAEAFNLIEKIAGDSFKDQPAARRIATEIAKKCEGLPIALVIVSKALKNKSLGEWKDTLRRLKTPAPENITGMLGKIYSPIEVSYNNLESPELKSLFLLCAQLPYFLFYRDLLIYSYGYGLSHGINTLEEARDTQDTLLRKLKDSCLLLERSDGFCMHDLVRDVAIIIASKERNMFVMRDGGGLKEWPDVDALKRCQAFSIFEQLPNEMELECPELIFFHISSKSSSQIPNTLFQGMEKLKVLDLTNMRLTSLPSSLLVLRNLQTLCLDDCMLEDISGIGELKNLVVLSLLYSQISKLPREIGSLVRLRMLDLSKCYKLEMIPPNVISSLVKLEELYMGNSIVQWEVEGLNDERKNASLAELKHLSNLNTLEIQIPDVSKLPKDFNFEKLVRYKICIGDVWDWSDNVQSSRTLKLKLNSSIQSEFWNKMPSNRVEILHLEGRLNGVMSVIPETDTEVFQQMKYLRIHNGVQLKYIVNLSTSVVVFPTLETFILSNMIKLEEICQGELPSTSFKNLRVLKLENCEKLRFVFSSSIVRGLSLLEKLKIRRCNSMGAIVVKEEKDGIEDGDVVLFHQLQTLVLEDLPELVSFLSTRSSFMTDCGQIIAEGNHDLHMPLLHYQLSFPSLKTLQLKRLPKIKHVWSKEISRFPDLLDLCVDRCENLKSLFPVAAVATSLSKLKSLEIRNCEVLEEIVQREDGTDPTMRILFTSLTYLSLEGLPKLKWFFQGVRTLESSSSKELHEQGGTLFGVDEVSFPSLQTLHMKGLPKIKHVWNCGQEPKTVFKCVEQLKTLWIKNCEVLEEIVGGGGGAGAVARTLLEFPRVTNLRLENLKRLKWFYKGVHVSKWPMLEEIQIEGCEKVEIFASGVVSFEETVEDRPSEMSIKQPIFLVDELSFSSLKKLLIQNMDKLEIIWQDQVAASSFSKNIQDVEIDGCEKLLHVFQSNFRTTTILSQRLTRLHIRNCRSLESIFRNMEGHNGKEPQVLIAPSSGKEESVAREDGTARHIEFPILTQMRLCGLPKLKWILEGVDTILECPSLEKLELFQCEQVLIWASKFGSSSSSQQNQLQTCIQLPLPNLLELQVWISWREEIFPYELVDPVPRLRQLHLRSLPMLTHLWKEDSTQPCPLFHNLEFLHLSRCRKLKNIVPSSVFLQNLTELHISYCDGLINLLTSTTAKTLVQLKKMTVMECKRITEIVAMEDGEEHVAITFNKLAHLELVDLPNLTHFCSGPYSFGESLKNVIVTRCPEMKPLCRGVSSTPELKGVYHT from the exons ATGGAGATCGTTATTCAAATTGCAGGGAAAATAGTAGAGTACACTTTTGCACCTGTTGGACAATGGCTATGCCATTCATTTCACTACAACAACGTCATGGAGAATCTGAAGAATCAGGAAAAGACATTGCGGGCTGTTCAGGACAAGGTGCAACACACAATTGCTGCTGCTTCAAGAAACGGCCAGGAAATTGAAGTAATTGTTAGATTGTGGTTGGAGAAGGTAGATGAGGCCACCACGAAACTTAGCAAAATCGATGAAGAAGCACGTAACAGGAGCTCTAATGCGGCATGCCTAAACTTGAAACATCGACATCAATTAAGTCGGGAAGCAAAGAAGTTGGTGGAAAATATTGCCCAACTTCTTGACGAAtatcataaaaatgaaaactttgtaAACGTTGGGCATCATCCTCCTCTAGAAGGATTGGAGATGACAGGAAACAAGGATTACATGGCCATGGAGTCGAGAATGACTGCGGTGAAGGAGATTATGGAGGCATTGAGAAATGCTGATATCGACAAGATCGGGGTGTGGGGGATGCCTGGAGTTGGAAAGAGTACTCTGATGAAAGAAATTGCCAGACAAGCCAGGGAAGAAAAGTTATTCAATGAGGTGGTTATGGCATTTGTGACAAACAGCCCAGATGTAAGGCGAATTCAAGGAGAGATTGCATACACGCTAGGTCTAAATTTTGATCAAGAAACTGAAAAAGGGAGAGCAAGTCAGCTGAATCAGAGGCTATCAAAGGACAAGAAGATACTTGTTATCCTAGATGATATATGGAAGGAACTTGATTTACAGGAAATAGGAATTCCTTCCGAAGGATGCAAGGTAGTAATGACATCCAGAGATCGTGATGTATTAATTTGTGGAATGGGTGCCCGAAAAGATATTAAACTTGAAATTTTACAGGAAGCAGAAGCATTTAACTTAATTGAGAAGATTGCGGGTGATTCTTTCAAAGATCAGCCTGCAGCGAGACGCATTGCAACTGAGATAGCTAAAAAGTGTGAGGGTCTTCCTATTGCACTTGTAATAGTTTCAAAggcattaaaaaataagagtttaGGTGAATGGAAGGACACCCTGCGCCGACTAAAAACCCCCGCTCCCGAAAACATCACAGGCATGTTGGGAAAAATATATTCTCCAATAGAGGTGAGTTATAACAATCTTGAATCTCCGGAGTTAAAGTCCCTCTTTTTGCTTTGTGCACAGTTGCCTTACTTCCTTTTCTATCGCGACTTGCTGATATACTCTTATGGTTATGGTTTATCTCATGGCATTAATACATTAGAAGAAGCCAGAGACACGCAAGATACACTACTTCGTAAACTAAAAGACTCTTGTCTACTGCTAGAACGTTCTGATGGATTTTGTATGCATGATCTTGTTCGTGATGTCGCtataataattgcatcaaaggaACGTAATATGTTTGTCATGAGAGACGGTGGTGGGCTAAAAGAATGGCCGGATGTGGATGCACTCAAAAGATGCCAGGCGTTCTCTATTTTTGAACAACTTCCCAATGAAATGGAATTGGAATGTCCCGAATTAATATTCTTCCATATTTCTTCTAAAAGTTCTTCGCAAATACCGAACACTTTGTTTCAAGGAATGGAAAAGCTCAAAGTTTTGGATTTGACAAATATGCGACTTACATCACTTCCTTCGTCTCTTCTTGTCCTTCGAAACCTACAAACATTATGTCTGGATGATTGTATGTTGGAAGACATATCTGGTATTGGAGAACTCAAGAATTTAGTTGTTCTTAGTCTTCTTTActctcaaatttcaaaattgcCTAGAGAAATAGGGTCGTTGGTTCGTTTGCGGATGTTAGATTTGAGCAAATGCTACAAACTTGAGATGATTCCTCCAAATGTCATATCAAGCTTGGTCAAATTAGAAGAGTTGTATATGGGAAACAGCATTGTGCAATGGGAGGTTGAAGGTCTcaatgatgaaagaaaaaatgccAGCCTTGCTGAGCTAAAGCATTTGTCAAATCTTAACACTTTAGAGATACAAATTCCAGATGTCAGCAAACTACCGAAAGACTTCAATTTCGAAAAGTTGGTGAGATACAAAATATGCATAGGAGATGTCTGGGACTGGTCTGACAATGTTCAATCCTCAAGAACACTAAAACTCAAGTTGAATTCAAGCATTCAATCAGAGTTTTGGAACAAAATGCCATCGAATAGAGTGGAAATTCTTCATTTAGAGGGCCGGTTGAATGGTGTTATGAGTGTCATACCCGAAACAGATACAGAAGTATTTCAACAAATGAAGTATCTCCGCATACATAATGGTGTTCAGCTTAAGTATATCGTTAACTTGAGCACATCAGTTGTTGTGTTTCCTACCTTGGAGACATTCATTCTCAGTAATATGATTAAATTGGAAGAAATATGTCAGGGCGAACTTCCATCGACATCCTTTAAAAACTTGAGAGTTTTGAAGTtagaaaattgtgaaaaattaaGATTTGTCTTCTCATCATCCATAGTTAGAGGCCTTTCACtacttgaaaaattgaaaataagaagATGCAACAGCATGGGAGCGATAGttgtgaaagaagaaaaagacggAATAGAAGATGGAGATGTAGTATTGTTCCATCAGCTGCAAACCTTGGTGCTAGAGGACCTTCCAGAGCTCGTGAGCTTCTTAAGCACAAGAAGTTCATTTATGACTGATTGCGGGCAAATCATTGCAGAGGGCAACCACGATCTTCACATGCCACTTCTACATTATCAG CTTTCATTCCCTAGTTTGAAAACCCTGCAGCTGAAACGTCTGCCCAAAATAAAGCATGTTTGGAGTAAAGAAATCTCCAGGTTTCCAGATCTACTTGATTTATGTGTTGATagatgtgagaatttgaaaagtttGTTTCCAGTAGCTGCAGTGGCTACAAGTCTATCGAAATTGAAGTCTCTTGAGATAAGAAATTGTGAGGTACTGGAGGAAATTGTCCAGAGAGAAGATGGGACGGATCCAACAATGAGGATTTTATTCACTAGCCTAACTTATCTAAGTCTTGAAGGGTTGCCAAAACTCAAGTGGTTTTTTCAAGGGGTGCGTACTTTGGAATCGTCGTCATCTAAGGAATTACATGAGCAGGGAGGCACACTTTTCGGGGTTGATGAG GTTTCCTTCCCTAGCTTGCAAACACTGCATATGAAGGGTCTTCCCAAAATAAAGCACGTATGGAACTGTGGTCAAGAACCCAAAACAGTTTTCAAATGTGTAGAGCAATTGAAAACACTTTGGATTAAGAATTGTGAGGTACTGGAGGAAATTgttggaggtggaggaggagcAGGAGCAGTAGCAAGGACATTATTGGAGTTCCCTCGAGTAACAAATTTGAGACTTGAAAATTTAAAGAGACTCAAGTGGTTTTACAAAGGAGTGCATGTTTCAAAATGGCCCATGTTGGAAGAGATTCAGATTGAAGGATGCGAGAAAGTGGAGATATTTGCTTCAGGAGTTGTGAGCTTTGAAGAAACAGTTGAAGATAGGCCGTCTGAGATGTCCATTAAACAACCCATTTTCTTGGTGGATGAG CTCTCGTTTTCGAGCTTGAAGAAGTTGCTCATTCAGAACATGGATAAGTTGGAAATTATATGGCAGGATCAAGTGGCTGCGAgttctttttccaaaaatattcaaGATGTGGAGATTGATGGATGTGAAAAGTTGTTGCACGTCTTTCAATCTAATTTTCgtacaacaacaatattatcGCAACGTCTGACTCGTCTACATATAAGGAACTGCAGATCATTAGAAAGTATATTTAGAAATATGGAGGGGCATAATGGTAAAGAACCACAAGTTTTAATAGCTCCAAGTTCAGGGAAGGAAGAAAGTGTAGCGAGAGAAGACGGAACAGCCAGACATATTGAGTTCCCCATACTAACTCAAATGAGACTTTGTGGATTGCCAAAACTCAAGTGGATTTTGGAAGGGGTGGATACTATTTTGGAATGTCCTTCATTGGAAAAATTAGAACTGTTCCAATGTGAACAAGTACTGATTTGGGCTTCAAAATTTGGGAGCAGCAGTAGTAGTCAACAGAACCAACTCCAGACTTGCATTCAACTTCCACTGCCAAATCTGTTGGAACTTCAAGTATGGATTAGTTGGCGGGAGGAAATATTCCCTTATGAACTTGTTGATCCAGTCCCACGATTAAGACAACTACATCTCCGAAGTCTACCTATGCTTACACATTTGTGGAAAGAAGACAGTACCCAGCCATGCCCACTTTTTCATAATCTGGAATTTCTTCATCTGTCACGAtgcagaaaattgaaaaacatagTGCCATCCTCggtatttcttcaaaatttgacagAATTGCACATATCATATTGTGATGGATTGATCAATTTATTAACATCCACAACTGCCAAAACTCTGGTGCAACTCAAAAAAATGACTGTGATGGAATGCAAAAGGATTACAGAAATTGTAGCAATGGAGGATGGTGAAGAACATGTGGCAATTACTTTCAACAAATTAGCACACTTAGAACTTGTAGACTTACCAAACCTCACACACTTTTGCTCTGGACCTTATTCCTTTGGAGAATCTTTGAAGAATGTAATTGTGACACGTTGTCCCGAGATGAAGCCTTTATGTCGCGGAGTCTCAAGTACACCAGAGCTAAAAGGAGTATATCATACTTGA
- the LOC109004516 gene encoding probable disease resistance protein At4g27220 isoform X2, which yields MEIVIQIAGKIVEYTFAPVGQWLCHSFHYNNVMENLKNQEKTLRAVQDKVQHTIAAASRNGQEIEVIVRLWLEKVDEATTKLSKIDEEARNRSSNAACLNLKHRHQLSREAKKLVENIAQLLDEYHKNENFVNVGHHPPLEGLEMTGNKDYMAMESRMTAVKEIMEALRNADIDKIGVWGMPGVGKSTLMKEIARQAREEKLFNEVVMAFVTNSPDVRRIQGEIAYTLGLNFDQETEKGRASQLNQRLSKDKKILVILDDIWKELDLQEIGIPSEGCKVVMTSRDRDVLICGMGARKDIKLEILQEAEAFNLIEKIAGDSFKDQPAARRIATEIAKKCEGLPIALVIVSKALKNKSLGEWKDTLRRLKTPAPENITGMLGKIYSPIEVSYNNLESPELKSLFLLCAQLPYFLFYRDLLIYSYGYGLSHGINTLEEARDTQDTLLRKLKDSCLLLERSDGFCMHDLVRDVAIIIASKERNMFVMRDGGGLKEWPDVDALKRCQAFSIFEQLPNEMELECPELIFFHISSKSSSQIPNTLFQGMEKLKVLDLTNMRLTSLPSSLLVLRNLQTLCLDDCMLEDISGIGELKNLVVLSLLYSQISKLPREIGSLVRLRMLDLSKCYKLEMIPPNVISSLVKLEELYMGNSIVQWEVEGLNDERKNASLAELKHLSNLNTLEIQIPDVSKLPKDFNFEKLVRYKICIGDVWDWSDNVQSSRTLKLKLNSSIQSEFWNKMPSNRVEILHLEGRLNGVMSVIPETDTEVFQQMKYLRIHNGVQLKYIVNLSTSVVVFPTLETFILSNMIKLEEICQGELPSTSFKNLRVLKLENCEKLRFVFSSSIVRGLSLLEKLKIRRCNSMGAIVVKEEKDGIEDGDVVLFHQLQTLVLEDLPELVSFLSTRSSFMTDCGQIIAEGNHDLHMPLLHYQVSFPSLQTLHMKGLPKIKHVWNCGQEPKTVFKCVEQLKTLWIKNCEVLEEIVGGGGGAGAVARTLLEFPRVTNLRLENLKRLKWFYKGVHVSKWPMLEEIQIEGCEKVEIFASGVVSFEETVEDRPSEMSIKQPIFLVDELSFSSLKKLLIQNMDKLEIIWQDQVAASSFSKNIQDVEIDGCEKLLHVFQSNFRTTTILSQRLTRLHIRNCRSLESIFRNMEGHNGKEPQVLIAPSSGKEESVAREDGTARHIEFPILTQMRLCGLPKLKWILEGVDTILECPSLEKLELFQCEQVLIWASKFGSSSSSQQNQLQTCIQLPLPNLLELQVWISWREEIFPYELVDPVPRLRQLHLRSLPMLTHLWKEDSTQPCPLFHNLEFLHLSRCRKLKNIVPSSVFLQNLTELHISYCDGLINLLTSTTAKTLVQLKKMTVMECKRITEIVAMEDGEEHVAITFNKLAHLELVDLPNLTHFCSGPYSFGESLKNVIVTRCPEMKPLCRGVSSTPELKGVYHT from the exons ATGGAGATCGTTATTCAAATTGCAGGGAAAATAGTAGAGTACACTTTTGCACCTGTTGGACAATGGCTATGCCATTCATTTCACTACAACAACGTCATGGAGAATCTGAAGAATCAGGAAAAGACATTGCGGGCTGTTCAGGACAAGGTGCAACACACAATTGCTGCTGCTTCAAGAAACGGCCAGGAAATTGAAGTAATTGTTAGATTGTGGTTGGAGAAGGTAGATGAGGCCACCACGAAACTTAGCAAAATCGATGAAGAAGCACGTAACAGGAGCTCTAATGCGGCATGCCTAAACTTGAAACATCGACATCAATTAAGTCGGGAAGCAAAGAAGTTGGTGGAAAATATTGCCCAACTTCTTGACGAAtatcataaaaatgaaaactttgtaAACGTTGGGCATCATCCTCCTCTAGAAGGATTGGAGATGACAGGAAACAAGGATTACATGGCCATGGAGTCGAGAATGACTGCGGTGAAGGAGATTATGGAGGCATTGAGAAATGCTGATATCGACAAGATCGGGGTGTGGGGGATGCCTGGAGTTGGAAAGAGTACTCTGATGAAAGAAATTGCCAGACAAGCCAGGGAAGAAAAGTTATTCAATGAGGTGGTTATGGCATTTGTGACAAACAGCCCAGATGTAAGGCGAATTCAAGGAGAGATTGCATACACGCTAGGTCTAAATTTTGATCAAGAAACTGAAAAAGGGAGAGCAAGTCAGCTGAATCAGAGGCTATCAAAGGACAAGAAGATACTTGTTATCCTAGATGATATATGGAAGGAACTTGATTTACAGGAAATAGGAATTCCTTCCGAAGGATGCAAGGTAGTAATGACATCCAGAGATCGTGATGTATTAATTTGTGGAATGGGTGCCCGAAAAGATATTAAACTTGAAATTTTACAGGAAGCAGAAGCATTTAACTTAATTGAGAAGATTGCGGGTGATTCTTTCAAAGATCAGCCTGCAGCGAGACGCATTGCAACTGAGATAGCTAAAAAGTGTGAGGGTCTTCCTATTGCACTTGTAATAGTTTCAAAggcattaaaaaataagagtttaGGTGAATGGAAGGACACCCTGCGCCGACTAAAAACCCCCGCTCCCGAAAACATCACAGGCATGTTGGGAAAAATATATTCTCCAATAGAGGTGAGTTATAACAATCTTGAATCTCCGGAGTTAAAGTCCCTCTTTTTGCTTTGTGCACAGTTGCCTTACTTCCTTTTCTATCGCGACTTGCTGATATACTCTTATGGTTATGGTTTATCTCATGGCATTAATACATTAGAAGAAGCCAGAGACACGCAAGATACACTACTTCGTAAACTAAAAGACTCTTGTCTACTGCTAGAACGTTCTGATGGATTTTGTATGCATGATCTTGTTCGTGATGTCGCtataataattgcatcaaaggaACGTAATATGTTTGTCATGAGAGACGGTGGTGGGCTAAAAGAATGGCCGGATGTGGATGCACTCAAAAGATGCCAGGCGTTCTCTATTTTTGAACAACTTCCCAATGAAATGGAATTGGAATGTCCCGAATTAATATTCTTCCATATTTCTTCTAAAAGTTCTTCGCAAATACCGAACACTTTGTTTCAAGGAATGGAAAAGCTCAAAGTTTTGGATTTGACAAATATGCGACTTACATCACTTCCTTCGTCTCTTCTTGTCCTTCGAAACCTACAAACATTATGTCTGGATGATTGTATGTTGGAAGACATATCTGGTATTGGAGAACTCAAGAATTTAGTTGTTCTTAGTCTTCTTTActctcaaatttcaaaattgcCTAGAGAAATAGGGTCGTTGGTTCGTTTGCGGATGTTAGATTTGAGCAAATGCTACAAACTTGAGATGATTCCTCCAAATGTCATATCAAGCTTGGTCAAATTAGAAGAGTTGTATATGGGAAACAGCATTGTGCAATGGGAGGTTGAAGGTCTcaatgatgaaagaaaaaatgccAGCCTTGCTGAGCTAAAGCATTTGTCAAATCTTAACACTTTAGAGATACAAATTCCAGATGTCAGCAAACTACCGAAAGACTTCAATTTCGAAAAGTTGGTGAGATACAAAATATGCATAGGAGATGTCTGGGACTGGTCTGACAATGTTCAATCCTCAAGAACACTAAAACTCAAGTTGAATTCAAGCATTCAATCAGAGTTTTGGAACAAAATGCCATCGAATAGAGTGGAAATTCTTCATTTAGAGGGCCGGTTGAATGGTGTTATGAGTGTCATACCCGAAACAGATACAGAAGTATTTCAACAAATGAAGTATCTCCGCATACATAATGGTGTTCAGCTTAAGTATATCGTTAACTTGAGCACATCAGTTGTTGTGTTTCCTACCTTGGAGACATTCATTCTCAGTAATATGATTAAATTGGAAGAAATATGTCAGGGCGAACTTCCATCGACATCCTTTAAAAACTTGAGAGTTTTGAAGTtagaaaattgtgaaaaattaaGATTTGTCTTCTCATCATCCATAGTTAGAGGCCTTTCACtacttgaaaaattgaaaataagaagATGCAACAGCATGGGAGCGATAGttgtgaaagaagaaaaagacggAATAGAAGATGGAGATGTAGTATTGTTCCATCAGCTGCAAACCTTGGTGCTAGAGGACCTTCCAGAGCTCGTGAGCTTCTTAAGCACAAGAAGTTCATTTATGACTGATTGCGGGCAAATCATTGCAGAGGGCAACCACGATCTTCACATGCCACTTCTACATTATCAG GTTTCCTTCCCTAGCTTGCAAACACTGCATATGAAGGGTCTTCCCAAAATAAAGCACGTATGGAACTGTGGTCAAGAACCCAAAACAGTTTTCAAATGTGTAGAGCAATTGAAAACACTTTGGATTAAGAATTGTGAGGTACTGGAGGAAATTgttggaggtggaggaggagcAGGAGCAGTAGCAAGGACATTATTGGAGTTCCCTCGAGTAACAAATTTGAGACTTGAAAATTTAAAGAGACTCAAGTGGTTTTACAAAGGAGTGCATGTTTCAAAATGGCCCATGTTGGAAGAGATTCAGATTGAAGGATGCGAGAAAGTGGAGATATTTGCTTCAGGAGTTGTGAGCTTTGAAGAAACAGTTGAAGATAGGCCGTCTGAGATGTCCATTAAACAACCCATTTTCTTGGTGGATGAG CTCTCGTTTTCGAGCTTGAAGAAGTTGCTCATTCAGAACATGGATAAGTTGGAAATTATATGGCAGGATCAAGTGGCTGCGAgttctttttccaaaaatattcaaGATGTGGAGATTGATGGATGTGAAAAGTTGTTGCACGTCTTTCAATCTAATTTTCgtacaacaacaatattatcGCAACGTCTGACTCGTCTACATATAAGGAACTGCAGATCATTAGAAAGTATATTTAGAAATATGGAGGGGCATAATGGTAAAGAACCACAAGTTTTAATAGCTCCAAGTTCAGGGAAGGAAGAAAGTGTAGCGAGAGAAGACGGAACAGCCAGACATATTGAGTTCCCCATACTAACTCAAATGAGACTTTGTGGATTGCCAAAACTCAAGTGGATTTTGGAAGGGGTGGATACTATTTTGGAATGTCCTTCATTGGAAAAATTAGAACTGTTCCAATGTGAACAAGTACTGATTTGGGCTTCAAAATTTGGGAGCAGCAGTAGTAGTCAACAGAACCAACTCCAGACTTGCATTCAACTTCCACTGCCAAATCTGTTGGAACTTCAAGTATGGATTAGTTGGCGGGAGGAAATATTCCCTTATGAACTTGTTGATCCAGTCCCACGATTAAGACAACTACATCTCCGAAGTCTACCTATGCTTACACATTTGTGGAAAGAAGACAGTACCCAGCCATGCCCACTTTTTCATAATCTGGAATTTCTTCATCTGTCACGAtgcagaaaattgaaaaacatagTGCCATCCTCggtatttcttcaaaatttgacagAATTGCACATATCATATTGTGATGGATTGATCAATTTATTAACATCCACAACTGCCAAAACTCTGGTGCAACTCAAAAAAATGACTGTGATGGAATGCAAAAGGATTACAGAAATTGTAGCAATGGAGGATGGTGAAGAACATGTGGCAATTACTTTCAACAAATTAGCACACTTAGAACTTGTAGACTTACCAAACCTCACACACTTTTGCTCTGGACCTTATTCCTTTGGAGAATCTTTGAAGAATGTAATTGTGACACGTTGTCCCGAGATGAAGCCTTTATGTCGCGGAGTCTCAAGTACACCAGAGCTAAAAGGAGTATATCATACTTGA